CGGTCGCTCTCATAACGGGGTACAAGGACTGCGGTCTCATGAAACAGGGCGGCAACGTCGTCGGCCGTGCCGCGGTCCACCGCGTGGCAGTATTGGTGCAGCAGCTGCTGGATGGCGATATGGTCTTCGGCTGACATGGCTGTGTCTCCTCTCTAGCGCAGGGAGCGGAAAAACGCCCGTACATCGTCAATCAACAGCTGTGGCTCTTCCATGGCGGCAAAGTGCCCGCCCGAGGGCATGAGGGTCCAGCGTTTGAGGTTGTAATAATTCTCGGCCCACTTGCGCGGCATGAGGATGACCTCTTTCTGGAACACCGCCACCCCCATCGGGCTCTCCACCACCGGGCTGCGGTCGTGGGACGGCTGCCAGGGATTGTGGGTGGCCTCGTAGTAGTAGCGGGCCGAGGTGCCGAAACTCTGGGTGATCCAGTAGATCATCATCGTGGTCAGCAGATCGTCTTTGCTGAAGCGTTTTTCTACCTGTCCGTCGCAGTCGCTCCAGGTCCGGCGTTTTTCCAGAATCCAGGAGCACAGGCCAACGGGTGAGTCGTTGAGGGCGAAGGCCAGGGTCTGGGGCTTGGTCGTCTGCAGGGCCGAATAGCCGCTCTCGGCCGTAAAGAAATTGAGGTTTTTCTCATACCAGCCCTCTTCGCCCGGCCCGTACTGGGACTCGTCGGGCAGGCTGCCGACAAAAACCGACAGCGGCACCATGAGGTTGACGTGCGTGCCGATCAGCTTGTCGGCATGCTTATGGCCGAGCTGGGCGGTAATGATCGCACCCCAGTCACCGCCCTGGGCGGCAAATTTATCGTAGCCCAGCACGTCCTGCATGAGCCTGACCCACAGGTCGGCCGTTCGCCAGAAATTGATGCCCGAGGTGGTCAGCGGCGTGGAAAACCCATAGCCGGGCAGCGAGGGGACCACCACATCAAAGGCGTCAGCCGGATCTCCGCCAAA
The Desulfurellaceae bacterium DNA segment above includes these coding regions:
- a CDS encoding alpha/beta fold hydrolase, with product EDAVQKEPFTIDVPQDVLTDLQQRLSTVRLAQDFANAGWEYGTNGAYLQELVAYWREEYDWRQHEREMNSFANYKTTIDGIPIHFIHEPGKGPKPIPLILSHGWPWTFWDFHKVIRPLSDPAAFGGDPADAFDVVVPSLPGYGFSTPLTTSGINFWRTADLWVRLMQDVLGYDKFAAQGGDWGAIITAQLGHKHADKLIGTHVNLMVPLSVFVGSLPDESQYGPGEEGWYEKNLNFFTAESGYSALQTTKPQTLAFALNDSPVGLCSWILEKRRTWSDCDGQVEKRFSKDDLLTTMMIYWITQSFGTSARYYYEATHNPWQPSHDRSPVVESPMGVAVFQKEVILMPRKWAENYYNLKRWTLMPSGGHFAAMEEPQLLIDDVRAFFRSLR